A genomic stretch from Methylophilus medardicus includes:
- a CDS encoding diguanylate cyclase domain-containing protein: MIAVFAATLAFLFWHFLLDYQRQKAESDAYLEAASYGNLLRAELDRELNALLFISNGFSSYIKVYRDDLQRDKMQAMLADLFAHTHHVRNLAVAVDYKLAYVYPEAGNEKILGVDYRQVPTQWPKVKVAIDSREGVLDGPLALMQGGTGMIYRFPIFIDGHYWGLMSTVIDTPHFLQDAFKDLQQPQFTFAIRTAEQKSVFYGDPALFDHKHIFLQRTKVPNGSWEWAIENKHIAALPGKRIGVVLSLLFSFLMGTMAYFFAQERYYLSEGALMDSLTGLPNRRLLDSRLNYAHSEARREGKKFGLMALDIDHFKLINDQHGHDIGDEVIKAVATKLKSCIRDSDTVSRLGGDEFVIVLKDQSSPEGLISIASMLIGMFNVPMQIHGQAVPVQLSIGLTMYDPSSEITLKQLLKQADLALYQAKQSGRNTYSLWQ; encoded by the coding sequence ATGATTGCTGTGTTCGCAGCAACTTTGGCTTTTTTGTTTTGGCACTTTCTGTTGGATTACCAACGGCAGAAAGCGGAAAGTGACGCTTACCTTGAAGCGGCTTCTTACGGCAACCTGCTGCGTGCCGAGTTGGATCGTGAATTAAATGCACTATTATTTATTTCAAACGGATTCTCCAGTTACATCAAGGTCTATCGTGATGACCTGCAACGCGACAAAATGCAAGCCATGCTGGCAGACCTGTTTGCGCATACCCACCATGTCAGAAATCTGGCGGTGGCGGTGGATTACAAGCTCGCTTATGTTTACCCAGAAGCAGGCAACGAAAAGATTCTCGGTGTGGATTACCGGCAAGTGCCAACGCAGTGGCCCAAGGTAAAAGTGGCTATCGACTCTCGCGAAGGCGTGTTGGATGGCCCGCTTGCCTTAATGCAGGGCGGCACTGGCATGATTTATCGTTTTCCTATCTTTATCGATGGGCATTACTGGGGGCTGATGTCGACCGTGATTGATACCCCGCATTTTTTACAGGATGCATTCAAAGATTTGCAGCAACCTCAATTCACTTTTGCGATCAGAACCGCCGAGCAAAAAAGCGTGTTTTATGGGGATCCTGCGTTGTTTGATCACAAACATATTTTTTTACAGCGAACTAAGGTGCCCAATGGTAGTTGGGAGTGGGCGATTGAAAACAAACATATCGCCGCGTTGCCTGGCAAGCGCATCGGGGTGGTGTTGAGTCTTTTGTTCAGTTTTTTAATGGGCACCATGGCCTACTTTTTTGCGCAGGAACGATACTATTTGTCTGAAGGGGCTTTGATGGATAGCCTCACTGGCTTACCCAATCGACGATTATTAGATAGTCGCTTGAATTACGCACACTCAGAGGCGAGAAGAGAAGGCAAAAAATTTGGATTGATGGCACTGGATATCGATCATTTCAAATTGATCAATGATCAGCATGGGCATGATATCGGCGATGAAGTGATTAAAGCGGTCGCGACCAAGCTGAAATCCTGTATTCGCGACTCTGACACGGTTAGCCGTTTAGGCGGCGATGAATTTGTCATCGTGTTGAAAGATCAATCTTCGCCGGAGGGCTTGATCTCCATTGCTAGCATGCTGATCGGGATGTTTAATGTGCCGATGCAGATACATGGCCAAGCGGTCCCCGTGCAGCTCAGTATTGGCCTGACCATGTATGACCCCTCCTCCGAGATCACGCTCAAGCAACTCCTTAAGCAGGCAGATTTGGCGCTTTATCAGGCCAAGCAGTCGGGCAGAAACACTTACAGCCTCTGGCAGTAA
- a CDS encoding DUF3309 domain-containing protein has translation MLNMLLMVIVALAFAHAVRVGCYRVRWGIDPVRALSLLFAVLIMMAFAIGFIDF, from the coding sequence ATGCTAAATATGCTGCTGATGGTAATCGTCGCGCTTGCTTTCGCGCATGCTGTGCGCGTTGGTTGCTATCGCGTGCGCTGGGGCATAGATCCAGTACGGGCATTGAGCCTACTTTTCGCCGTCCTCATCATGATGGCGTTTGCCATCGGCTTTATCGATTTTTAA
- a CDS encoding DUF3309 domain-containing protein, with amino-acid sequence MFSTILIVILVLALIGALPTWSHSASWGYFPSGGLGLLLVVLLLLTFSG; translated from the coding sequence ATGTTTAGCACCATACTGATCGTGATTCTCGTGCTTGCATTGATAGGAGCTTTACCAACCTGGTCGCACAGCGCGAGTTGGGGGTATTTCCCCAGCGGTGGCTTAGGGCTGTTACTGGTGGTATTGCTGTTGCTGACCTTCTCTGGGTGA
- a CDS encoding DUF421 domain-containing protein: MSLSTFQFSVSIWEIIIRGSIVYWFLFLIFRLILRRDMGDVGIGDFLFVMIVADASQNAMSGDAKSIPDGLALISVLVVWNVLIDWLSFKNTWIRGLIEPPPLVLVRNGVLQTRAMRKEFITKEDILSKLREEGIEHLSQVRKMQLESDGQLSIIQREKSE, translated from the coding sequence ATGAGTCTAAGCACATTTCAGTTCAGTGTTTCCATTTGGGAAATCATCATCCGAGGCTCCATTGTTTACTGGTTCCTGTTCCTCATCTTTAGGCTGATTCTGCGGCGTGACATGGGCGATGTAGGCATTGGTGATTTTTTGTTTGTGATGATTGTGGCCGATGCCTCGCAAAATGCGATGAGTGGCGATGCCAAGTCGATTCCTGACGGGTTGGCGCTGATTAGCGTGCTCGTGGTGTGGAATGTATTGATCGACTGGCTCAGTTTTAAAAATACCTGGATCAGAGGCCTGATCGAGCCGCCGCCTTTGGTGCTGGTGCGCAATGGCGTATTGCAGACACGCGCCATGCGAAAAGAATTTATAACGAAAGAGGACATTCTGTCCAAGCTACGTGAAGAAGGGATTGAGCACCTGTCACAAGTCAGAAAAATGCAGTTGGAGTCAGATGGCCAGCTCAGCATTATTCAACGCGAAAAATCAGAATAA
- a CDS encoding PA2778 family cysteine peptidase, translated as MGKRILSLQASARHVCLLALCCLLTACAASGVREVTQQTRLPRQVELSDTPFFPQSEYQCGPAALATALTAVHIAVTPDQLTPEVYMPSRQGSLQIEMLAAARRHGAVVVKIPSQLEAVMQEVAAGNVVVVMQNLGFSWVPAWHYAVVVGFDLDRERIVLRSGTYPRFEMSLSAFERTWARSDHWAFVALSADKLSASADADAVANALVRYEKTASVVERLTAYQTAVARWPTHEVLLMGLGNAAYANHDLPLAVNTFTRMITVYPNSAAAHNNLANVLLAQQQLKQAETVAEQGLLLAGDNAQLRLQLAQTLQEIRQSKK; from the coding sequence TTGGGTAAGCGGATACTCAGTTTGCAAGCCAGTGCGCGCCATGTGTGCCTGCTGGCTTTGTGTTGCCTGCTGACTGCCTGCGCGGCCAGTGGGGTGCGCGAGGTCACGCAGCAGACCCGTTTACCAAGACAGGTTGAGCTTTCAGACACACCATTCTTTCCGCAATCAGAATATCAGTGCGGGCCAGCGGCCTTAGCAACCGCGTTGACTGCTGTGCATATTGCCGTCACGCCCGATCAATTGACGCCAGAAGTTTATATGCCAAGCCGCCAAGGCAGTTTGCAAATTGAAATGCTCGCCGCGGCAAGACGGCATGGCGCAGTCGTCGTGAAGATTCCGTCGCAACTTGAGGCTGTGATGCAGGAAGTCGCTGCGGGTAATGTAGTGGTGGTGATGCAAAACCTTGGTTTTTCATGGGTGCCTGCCTGGCATTATGCGGTGGTGGTAGGGTTTGATCTGGACCGTGAACGCATCGTGCTAAGGTCGGGCACTTATCCGCGCTTTGAAATGTCCTTGAGTGCTTTTGAGCGGACTTGGGCGCGCAGTGACCATTGGGCATTCGTCGCCTTGTCTGCGGATAAGTTGTCAGCCAGTGCGGATGCGGATGCGGTTGCCAACGCCTTAGTGCGCTATGAAAAAACCGCATCGGTGGTTGAGCGCCTGACAGCTTATCAGACGGCCGTTGCGCGTTGGCCTACGCATGAAGTGTTATTAATGGGTTTGGGCAACGCGGCGTATGCAAACCACGATTTGCCGTTGGCAGTAAACACCTTCACGCGCATGATCACGGTGTATCCTAATTCAGCCGCTGCACATAATAATCTGGCCAATGTCTTGTTGGCACAACAACAGCTGAAGCAGGCCGAGACGGTTGCGGAGCAAGGTTTGTTGCTTGCTGGCGATAATGCGCAGTTAAGATTGCAGCTGGCGCAGACGCTGCAAGAGATTCGGCAGTCAAAAAAATAA
- a CDS encoding PA2779 family protein has product MLFAQRCLSAFLVASLLFTGSIQAVQAAMIGTEQVATATISDKAAQDKAKIIEMLSREEVQTQLVKRGIDPQEAKSRVAALSDDEANQLASQLDKAPAGGGFIGAVVLVFLVLLLTDILGFTKIFPFTRSVR; this is encoded by the coding sequence ATGTTATTCGCTCAACGTTGTTTAAGTGCTTTTTTGGTTGCATCTTTGTTGTTTACTGGCTCTATTCAGGCAGTGCAGGCTGCCATGATCGGCACGGAGCAAGTCGCAACTGCGACAATCTCCGATAAAGCTGCACAAGACAAGGCAAAAATTATTGAGATGCTTTCACGTGAAGAGGTGCAAACGCAGTTGGTGAAACGAGGCATCGATCCACAAGAAGCCAAGTCTAGAGTGGCTGCGCTCTCTGATGACGAAGCGAATCAGCTGGCCTCCCAATTAGATAAAGCCCCGGCCGGTGGTGGTTTTATCGGTGCCGTTGTGCTGGTGTTTTTGGTGTTGTTGTTAACAGATATTTTGGGCTTTACAAAAATATTCCCGTTTACGCGCTCGGTACGTTAA
- a CDS encoding DUF3309 family protein encodes MLRTILLVILILALVGALPTWPYSTGWGYYPSGGVGLLVLILLVLALTGRL; translated from the coding sequence ATGCTGAGGACGATACTGCTGGTGATTTTAATATTGGCGCTGGTGGGTGCGTTACCGACTTGGCCATACAGTACTGGCTGGGGCTACTACCCAAGTGGTGGTGTGGGTTTATTAGTGTTGATACTTTTGGTGTTGGCACTCACAGGTAGGCTGTAG